CCTCTGCTTCCTTCTCCCAacaaatagtattttttttttttttttttttttttttgtgtgtgaagAGCTTCTATGGAGGATCTTCTACAATGTTTATTGGAGTAATGTCTGCAATTAAGGTACAACTTACACTATGACTTTATCCGGTGTAGTCGTCTTTGCACATGATTACGCGGTCGACTAGTGAAACAAATTAGATGGATCTTGAGAGAATTATGTGTTCTTGACTGTTGTATTTTCCTTCAGAAGCATTAACTGATAATTGGGTAAAAATAGTAGTTAACCTGCTAACGAAGACATGGAATCAATGATAGAGTATAACATATTTACACTGTCAAGGTATACaacttaaattattttttaattattgatACAATGTAAACAATTAAATACTAGCACATTATTAAGATATTAGTCCTCTCGATCTCCTTTAATTCCGTCTGTGTTTCCTCTCATGCGTTACAGAAGCAAAAAGATGTTGTGACCTACAAATTGATAAGATCAGAGAATATTAGGTGAATCTGATTGGTCCAAAGTCCAATGAATGATAAAATATAGTAGTATGTATATAAGAGGAAAACAAAAAGAGATTAGAAGAAATGCCCCTCTTATTTGTCAAACATGAACAAATTCATCTTTATGCCCAATTTATTCCGATACTATTCTTTACTAGAACAAGGCCAGTGTGGTTGAAGGTAATTGTTTCTCCATTTTATCATTATTAACGAACTATCCTTTTGTTATTTTGCAACATAATTGCGGTAAAGCTGGCAATGGAAGAAGTTGTTCAAACAGCTCAAGCAATTTATGAATTTTAATCTCTGGAATGGGATAACATGCAATTTGGAAACCAAGATATTGCTTTTCAAATTGGCTTAACATTGACAAGAAGGCATGTGATATACATTAATCGTCTATTCGATATCCTTGTACGAATTTACAATGACTTAAAACGTTTCTTATTTTAAACTACTGATCGATCCTTCAGAATTTGCATTCGTAAGTTGATGTAATCCGACGTTAAAACTTTGATCCGCCCTTACTCCTACATACACTGAATAAACATTTCATGTACCGATAACAGCTATCAAGTGTGCCACATTAGTGGAGGAAATGGGTTATTATCTGCCTATATGGTCTTTGGCAAAAAAGCACTAAAGACAATTAAGAGTCTCCAGCCATACGCACAATAAAACCAAGCTTCAGCCTGAGAAGGCAAGAAAATTAAGAGAGACTGCAGATCGTAAAATGAACCATGAATCTCTCTTTGCTGAGAGCTATCGAACAAAGGCAGACCGCAGATGGTAAAGCATAAATAAAACATAAGACGGGCCAGAAGATATTAATTGACAGTACAGTTGGCAGTTTTACAAATCATCACACAACTGATTCTCTTAAAACCTGAGCAAACTAGAGTTTAAGCAGACAACTTTTGTTTTCCTTCATATCTGAACTGATAGTTATAAAACACAATTATGTTTTCAACTTGCAGcaagaaatttaaaaaagaagCAACAAATTACCAAAAGCCTCAAAGGTGTCAATTGCATCTGCGTTTTGAAAGCTTAATTCAATATCAATGTTGCTTTATTTGAGCTCTCCTCGAAACATCATTTGTTTGGAGATTGTAGACTATTACTGATACTGCCATTAATCACGTAACACAATATATACattaaaagaagaaagaaaagtttcCACATAAAAGCTAAGGCCTTGATATGCACAGAATTTAAAAGCCTCTGAAAGCCATCGTATTTGCCCATTAAGCTTCACCACATGGTGAATGGAATactatgctctctctctctctctctctctctctctctctctctcagagGTGAATGGAAAGCCATCGTATTTTCCcataaactctctctctctctcgcacTCGCTCTTCTCTAATTACTCAATGATAGAAAGCTCCATTAGATCTTTGGTTCATTATCAGACACCACGTTATAGGGTTTATGATGACCTTGGCCGGGAAATATCACTTCTTGGCATTATCTGCTTTGTATTTGGCCAAGAAGTATCAGTTCCTGGCTTCATATGCATTGTATTTGGTTTTGTGAACCAGGTCGTATACAGAAATTGCTTCTGGGGCCCTACATGATTGCATATAAGCTTAAGCTTTTGTCTTTCCCTCATCCATCTTAAAACTATCTTCATGTGCCTTTTGCTTGTCAAGCCTCTCAAGCCAACATCCTGAAATTTTGGAAGGAAAAACAATTAGCAAAGAGCAGCCTAGAGTTCTCAAAGTTAAGAACCATAGGTTCATAAGAAATAGGAAAAATGGTAAGAGTTTCACATAATTTTATACAGTGCTTGGAAGAAGTAAAGTGGCAGAAAAAGAAAGAACTAAAGCCATCAATTTTCCACCACAACTAGAAATGCAATAGAACTACTGCTAAAGACTTGAAGTTAGCAACAAATTGTTCTTGAGTATGGTAAATTAGATGCTAGGAATATTCCGTGAACTTAGCGGTCAACTTGCTCTTTGCATGAAGCATATATTTTCAACACCTAGAAGAGTTTGCAACTGCCCGCAATTTGTCAAGCTCCTTTCACAAAGGATGACAAATATAAGACAAAGATGCTTAGAGAGAGAACAGATCTTAAAGAAAACAAGGCTGACATATGACAAGATGAAAAAATGGTTATGAGCTGCTGAGGCACCCTAAAAGTCTTGTTAAAATCTGGTGTTGCTTAAGAGATCAAGAGAATGAAAGTTTGTAGATTCTATGCCTATTAGTTGCAAAGCCACCGCTCAAACCAACTATCAAAGACAAGAGAGTAGTGTCGAACTAAAGTCAAGCATCATTGGTTCATAGGAGTACCATGGAAGATAACTTTATTTGACGAAAAGCTAAAAAAAATGTCCCTTATCTTTGGGCCTAGAGTTAGGACGGTCCTCATTCCTTGATATGGAGCACATCAGTCCTTATTGTTTGCCAAATTAGTGCACTTTTAGTTCCTCCTCAAACAACAGTTATTTTTTTAATGGAGATAGCAGCTCTTGTGTTGCTTATGTGAGATCTTTTCTTTTTGcgcaaagggtcaaatttactcTCCAAGTATggttatagtttaaatttgccctccatcagagtttgggatcaaattttcCTTCTCCGTTAGGATACTTGATATATTTGCCTTTTATGGATGGAAGTCcacatcacaaaaaaaaaatagccacGTTGGATCCACATCAGATCCACGTAGACAACTCATACCCAACCCAATAAAAGGGCAAGCAACCTACTTCATGCATAGTAACTGGATTCTGTGCATATTGATTTGGTAACCTTGATTTCATTGTTCACAACCATGAACTTACTGCATATGTACAGGAATGCTTAATTTTGTGTCAAGTTGACAATTAATTGAATTTAGACTAGGCATTTGATAATTATTTACTCTGTGCCAATAGTTGCTGATATACTTCAGTTAGTTGATCTTTCGAATGAATGATGCGAAGGAAGTAACAGACATAGAACAGTGGAACAGAAACACTACACAAAAGAATCCTGTAGGATTATTATTTTTCAACTTgttttttatttgatattttgCGTTAGGCCATGGATAGACCCTTTTAACAAAAAACTGCATGGACCTAACCTATCTTGGGGATCAAACTTTTTTTCCATTTTTCTACTGCCCCAAATGTGAACTGGTTGAGATATAATTGTGCTTTATTTAGTGCCTCTTGTCCTACCATATCATCTTACGATCAACACTAAAGCACTCAAGTCAATCTGTCGAATTAACCTACTCTGCTTTTGCATTGGTCCACTAGGGATGGGGATACGGTTATGGGTTTATTGGGTTGGGTATGAGTTGCCTACGTGGATCTGATGTGGATCCAACatggctatttttttttttgtgatgtgGACTTCATCCATTAAAGGGCAAATATACCAAGTATCCTAACGGAGAggacaaatttgatcccaaactttgacggagggaaaatttaaactataaaccatacttggagggtaaatttgaccctttgccCTTTCTTTTTCTCCGAAAAACTTAGGCATCTCTGCATGGGTTCTTCTCTTCCAATTTAAACGATCAAAATGTAGGGATCTTTGATCAGCAAAAGACGGACAAGATGAAAGCAATTTGTTAGCTTTGTCTTTTAAACATGAAGAGGAGTAAGGCACCAATGGCTTGGCTATCCAGGGTAGGTTCATTAGATGGAAAATCGTGGGATAAGAATCTTATTTGATGACAtgtcaaaagttttttttaatgCTTACGTGATGGCAAATTCTGCTAGATCCTACCTTGGAAATTTCTCTTATCCGGGGTCTCTCACATAGGAAGAAAAGGAGTGACAAGGGAGGTCTGGGTTTCGGGAGAAAAATATCTCACGTGAGCAGTTGAGTTGCTCTCTCTGTTAAATAATAACGGTTGTTTGAAGAGGGACTAAAAGTACACCAATTTGGCATACAGTAAAGACCATTAGTGCTCTATATCAAAGGAATAGGGATGATTTTAATCTTAGTCCAAAGATAAGGGACGATTTTGGACCTTTTCTCACTTTATTTCAATGCATTTCTGGCTTTATAAACTAGAACAGAAAAGGATAACGCTGAAGCATCTTTTAAGCATGCCCTTTTTTGTGTGAATTTCAAATGAAAATGTTCAAGGTGGTAAATGAACCTGTTTGGCCTGCTTAAGCAAAATGCAAAAGTTACAAACTAAGAACTGGATCTTAACAATCCACTTATTGATTTCAGCTGTTCAAGATTGCAATATCACTACAATTTTCAATACAATCATCTACCCAAAGCCTAGTCTCAACTCTTCTGAAATATGGCATTGACAGGATACTAATTGAACTATTATGCAGATCGACAATTGTGTAACCAGAGGCGTTCTAGCATAAACACAGTTGATGCAAGTGTACATGCACCCACTATATAGAGAAAGTACAAGAACTTAAAAGAATTATATAAAAACATAAAGTGGAGCAGCCATTGCTTTCCTCTGTGATTCTAATAATTGAAGGAGAGACACAACATACTTGTGTTCTCTTTTACGTTAACCAGTTAGGGGTAGTTTGGTTCGAAGACAAGTTATATTGCGATTAGTAATGCCGGGATTAGTTGCACTAAACTTAAATTTGCGACAAAAATTTGTACTAAATTTAATACCCGCATTATTCTACCTAACACAccctaccaaacaaccccttaataTGTTTGGGCGGGTTTCTGGAGTTCTCACAAAAATAAATTGCAAGAACTGTAGCTCTGTAATATCCACAAAAGTTGCTCAAGTGCCACCTTAGATGTCCAGAAGTCCAGACAGAtcataataatttaaaaaaaaaaaaaaaaaaaaaccgcaatCTGGATAAATTTTTTTCCCTGCAATTTGTATAAGAAGGCCTATTGTACGCCATggaaaatgaaaagataagagaAATGGGGTAAAAAGGACAACTTTTCATTTTAGTTGATTCAACTATGTACCAAAGTTACATTTCTTTTTCACGCCCAGTTCCAGAATttattcattaatacagtacagtACAGTATAATACCATACTACAATATGGAACCATGGGTAacgaccatccaaacagaggctAACATTATCTAAGGGTATTTATGAGTGATTACCTTGACACGTTCCCAGGTATCAGCAATAGTGAGAGGGCCATGTTCCTTCAAAATGTCGAAGATAACCCTTGTAATAGTTTGAGTCTGCTCAGGTGGGGTTTTAAGCTCGATCGGTTTCATTTTTGGCTTTGGTTTCCTCCCGATCAACCTTATCGCTGTCGCAAACATGTTTCCTTTCAATCTCTCTCGCTGTGGCGTAAACCCCCTTCACAACGGAATTTTGTTTTTGACAGTTTATAAGCCCTAAAATAAAAGTTTTGCTGGCACCATGCGAGACAAAACGACATAACTGGTTCCTTATATTTGAGGCTAAGTTCAAAATAGTCCCACTTATCAGTTTTGGTCCGTCAAAAGTTAATACTCACTTTAGTGTCCGGCAATATTTCTATGGGactatatttatttttaattttttttattacgtAGAGATAAGGGAAAGGTAAAAAGGGAAATGAGATGACAATGTGGGATTCGAACTCTAACCAACTAGATAAAAGTTCAagtagtcaaccaactgagctactaagattCCCACTCGAACtatatttgttagatttgactaGAATCATCTATATACTATTTTAAAAGCATAAATATAAAAAactgttggttgaccaaaatatccttaaaatattaaacgacttttatacccttcaaaataattttttcaaataAATAATTCTATTTGATGTTGGATATAATTGTCATATTAAAGACCTATTAGGACTTTGAATTCCATCATAACCAGGGGCGGACCCATGTACAAAATACCGGTGCTCGAGCACCCATTAACCCCAATTTAAATAACGTATATTTGTGTAGAAACTTTTCAAAATTGGGTTATATTAAATCATCAGCACCTAATGAACAAAATCGTTGGTGGGTGCTTTGGTTGGGGCACTGAAATAAAGGCCCCTTAGGAGATGAATGAGGAGTCCGCaacctaaatgacccaaaatGTGATGAAAGGTACCAAAATACcccagttaaaaaaaaaagtgatcgAAGTACcatttgcgcactaaattagtgcgcaataggactaaATTGCAATTTTGCAATTAATAACCATTTTGCGCAATATGGTAGTAATAAAATCTGTTAGCTTCATTTTCCAAGCTACTCTTCTTCACCTCCTCCATTTTTCACTCTTTCAACATACTttagcgcccccccccccccccaccccccccccccccccccccgcgcaaAAATCATGTCTCAAAACTCTGAAATGTCAACCTTTGCTATAGAACCCGACGTTTGTGAATGTGGTCGTTATTGTAAGCTAAAAACATCAACGACCGAAGATAATCCGGGGTGTTGTTTTTGACGTTGTAAAatgcccgaagtaagtgtttttacaattttttagggtttattttttttcacattatctacatattttacttttaaaaactgattttcttgtaatgtttataggatatgggaGCTTGCAAACATTTTCATTGGGAAGATAGCATTCCCGTGGATAAAACGGTAGCGGCGAAAATTAAAAAACCTCCTGATGAAAGAGATATCGTCACTTCACGTATCTCAAGAGATACCATAAAGTTTGACTTGCAATTTAAGGTTATGGAAGCTAAAGAAAAGATTGACCTTTTGGAGGTCTTGCtaaaagaatccaaagaaaaacaaagttttcTCAAGGCTGACCTTAGAGAAACTCAACACGAGAAaaatgctttgaaagaaaaactgaaattttggaagattttgttgttgtttattatttctatgtaaTTTATTTTTCTAtgtattttctatttattttgttatttttatgtactttgtttttgttgtttattatttttaTGTACTTTGTTTTAAGAAGATTatttaaattaataatagactataacaatcaaacaaaaataaaaacatactaaaaatattcaaattggtgacttcatcataaactaaaaatacaaattaaccgcACGAGTCTGAAACTTAAATTACCCAAAATCTAAGAgagtgaaccaaaataacccctaatcatcatcagaatagaagtcctcaatatcgttctcagaacaatattttgggtttcttaagacatatcttTTTTTTGTTGATGTTGATTCTCTACTTGTTGGTGATGTTTGTTCTTCGgacaactttagcatgtaaaatgtacaacgtcttgctagcattctgttgttttcttttctaatcctgtGTACAACAAGCTCGCAAGTTtatggacctactcgaggcatgtttattgagtaccttgttgggatttgagcattgagatttttcaagtcatgaacaagacgttctgattcggcatgcAGATATGCCCATTCTCGGCGTAACCCACAAAAATATTTtcgtggatctgaatatttcacgctgcaaaaatcatcattacgctttataagaaggtggggtttcaaatcgtctagtttgaaatcattgTTATCAAGAAAACTTGTTTCACTGGAATAGCTACTATGATTTGAACTATCATCACCACTGCTATTCGAATCCTTTGGTAGGAATAAAGACCAATCTACATTTCTAcaactcgacattgaatatgttgtagtctaataacaaatgaAAGGCTACTTATATAGATGAAAACCCCGAAGTACCCTCGGGGTGGTCATTATGACCCTACCTTCTTACTTTATtataaatattaatcttcatcggacatctcacagtccgaatcccacttggatctgaatCTTACGTAACTATgttgaccatattctacccttAGGAAACGTAttttcatccgattgttctcttcacgAAAATggttaagagcaaaattcaactcttgtggagtgtcacgaggcattgacatagcacgtttttttttgggcgtttaagccctaatgACCTCAAGTTTTGTTCAAGTGTTGCAGCCTCCCTGACACACCAATctcactcctctctcattgtGTTATTGTATTTTCGATTGAATATGTTGTTCGGGttatttgagtatttaaaatcatcatctaGCTCCCATGTCCTATCTATTGCTTCGAATATCTCTGttgggtaaaacatgtaatagaaccaATATCAGCAAATTGGGTATAGAGTGAAATGATAACTCGTTTTTTAATGTGAATGCTAGTTGCtcgtcaatcatgttatatactactccttgatttgacaacaccaaCTTATATTGcacaacatttaaatgcgcaaaatatgagtttttagaatgacatgcttgatttgacaacaacatgctgcattatttgtccgctttttatgacagTAACTTGTATTGTGCAACATTTAAATGAGCAATATATGAGTCAtatatgacacactatgcttgtccgctttttatgacacactatgcttgatgtgacaatacaatgctccattatttgaccgctttttatgacacactatgcttgatgtgacaacacaatgctgcattatttgtccgctttttatgacactaacttaTATTGTGCAACATTTAAATGTGCAATATATGAGTCatagatgacacactatgcttgtccgctttttatgacacattatgcttgatgtgacaacacaatgctccaTTATTTTAGAAATCTTATCCTATTGCGCAACATTTTCATGCGTAAAAGTATTGCGCAGTATTTTCATGCACAATAGGGTGCCCACGTTTTTTAAATGTTCAATTTTGCGCTCATATTTTtcctat
Above is a genomic segment from Lycium barbarum isolate Lr01 chromosome 12, ASM1917538v2, whole genome shotgun sequence containing:
- the LOC132623696 gene encoding uncharacterized protein LOC132623696, producing the protein MFATAIRLIGRKPKPKMKPIELKTPPEQTQTITRVIFDILKEHGPLTIADTWERVKDVGLRGLTSKRHMKIVLRWMRERQKLKLICNHVGPQKQFLYTTWFTKPNTMHMKPGTDTSWPNTKQIMPRSDISRPRSS